In the genome of Gemmatimonadales bacterium, one region contains:
- a CDS encoding HAMP domain-containing sensor histidine kinase codes for MRSARRNEILVAGAFAVAVAVLILGAWAVWRAGERHRRTADEALQDQASYMAGMVASIVTEQGWFSARTMLRAWDETMRGPGPLPTTDSIRRRAAREAIGPDMVALVPRRFFAGDNHGWHGTDGPELSDDAVLSVVRRSSIDTLPDDGMFRMMVIPHGADTSLVFLMAAWPVAPGLRWYGFEVGLTEFRNKIILPRVTSLAYSFRHLRDSLRQRQPDSDSLPPVAISIVTDDNRLLYSTPVRPHPPWIGSRKLTGGLASTVTLSVEPAAVPILMQGGYPSNSAAAIAVTFALGVLLLGAAATLAWRTLAVSRQREEFTSSVSHELRTPLTNIQLFAETLLLDRARTVDEQRGALETITRETRRLVHIVENVLALSRLGRTMTVVRRPERIDQLVRDVVSSFDPLLRSHDISVEVALDGHETASVDGDAVRRILVNLLDNAVRYGPEGQTLRISASNRDGRLELAVQDEGPGIPTIDRERIWQPFERGSTNVNGGTGIGLAVVNQLVKLHGGTVRIDTVTPGARFVVVLPGVDTRSGASTHG; via the coding sequence ATGCGATCTGCGCGGCGCAACGAGATTCTCGTCGCCGGCGCGTTCGCGGTGGCAGTGGCGGTCCTGATCCTCGGCGCCTGGGCAGTCTGGCGCGCCGGAGAACGGCATCGCCGCACCGCCGACGAGGCGCTCCAGGACCAGGCGAGCTACATGGCGGGGATGGTCGCCTCGATTGTCACGGAACAGGGGTGGTTCTCCGCCCGGACGATGCTCCGCGCCTGGGACGAGACGATGCGAGGGCCGGGACCGCTGCCGACCACCGACAGCATCCGCCGCCGCGCCGCCCGCGAAGCGATCGGCCCCGACATGGTCGCCCTCGTCCCCCGGCGATTCTTTGCCGGCGACAACCATGGCTGGCACGGAACCGACGGCCCCGAACTCTCCGATGACGCCGTGCTCTCCGTGGTGCGTCGCAGCAGCATCGACACGCTCCCTGATGACGGCATGTTCCGGATGATGGTGATTCCCCACGGCGCCGACACGTCGCTCGTTTTCCTGATGGCCGCGTGGCCGGTCGCTCCGGGCCTTCGCTGGTACGGCTTTGAAGTCGGACTGACCGAATTCCGCAACAAGATCATCCTGCCGCGCGTGACGAGCCTGGCGTATTCGTTTCGCCATCTCCGCGATTCGCTCCGGCAGCGCCAGCCTGACTCCGACTCACTTCCGCCGGTCGCGATCTCGATCGTGACCGACGACAATCGCCTCCTCTACTCCACGCCGGTGCGACCCCATCCGCCGTGGATCGGATCTCGCAAGTTGACCGGTGGACTGGCGTCGACCGTGACATTGAGCGTGGAGCCGGCGGCGGTGCCGATCCTCATGCAGGGCGGATATCCGTCGAATTCCGCGGCGGCGATCGCGGTCACCTTTGCGCTCGGCGTCCTCCTCCTCGGCGCGGCCGCGACGCTGGCGTGGCGCACCCTTGCCGTCTCGCGGCAACGAGAGGAATTCACGTCGAGCGTATCGCACGAACTGCGCACACCGCTCACCAACATCCAGCTCTTTGCCGAGACGCTGCTGCTGGATCGCGCCCGGACGGTTGACGAGCAACGCGGTGCGCTCGAGACGATCACGCGTGAGACGCGGCGGCTGGTGCACATCGTCGAGAACGTCCTCGCCCTCTCGCGGCTCGGTCGCACGATGACCGTGGTGCGCCGCCCCGAACGGATCGATCAGCTGGTCCGCGATGTCGTCTCGTCGTTCGATCCGCTGCTGCGCAGCCACGACATCTCGGTGGAGGTGGCACTGGACGGCCATGAGACGGCGTCGGTCGACGGCGACGCGGTGCGGCGCATTCTGGTCAATCTGCTCGACAACGCCGTGCGCTATGGCCCGGAGGGACAGACGCTCCGGATCAGCGCGTCGAATCGTGACGGACGACTCGAACTCGCCGTGCAGGACGAGGGCCCCGGGATCCCGACGATCGATCGCGAGCGCATCTGGCAGCCCTTCGAGCGAGGCTCGACCAACGTCAATGGCGGCACCGGAATCGGTCTCGCGGTGGTCAACCAGCTGGTCAAGCTGCACGGCGGAACGGTGCGGATCGATACCGTGACTCCCGGGGCGCGATTTGTCGTGGTTCTTCCCGGCGTCGATACCCGGTCCGGCGCATCCACGCATGGCTGA
- a CDS encoding response regulator transcription factor: MSRRILVIEDNATIAEGIRMNLAVEGYEVEVAATGERGLTHARRWDPHLAILDLMLPGMDGYTVLRTLREEGRDLPVLILSARGAETDRLRGFRLGADDYVVKPFSLPELLARVAVMLRRHAPEERPQASRSWEFGDVSVDAGSREVLRHDAVVLLRPKEFDLLLALLRRDGRVATRAELLDEVWRYEPDVVSRTVDVHILELRRKLESDPAQPRHILTVRKTGYRLVREPRELP, translated from the coding sequence ATGTCACGCCGCATTCTTGTGATCGAAGACAACGCCACGATCGCCGAGGGGATCCGGATGAACCTCGCGGTGGAGGGATATGAGGTCGAAGTCGCCGCCACAGGCGAACGCGGCCTGACGCACGCACGTCGGTGGGATCCGCACCTCGCCATCCTCGACCTGATGCTGCCGGGGATGGATGGATACACCGTGCTGCGTACCCTGCGCGAAGAGGGGCGTGATCTCCCGGTGCTGATCCTCTCCGCGCGCGGCGCCGAGACCGATCGGTTGCGCGGCTTCCGCCTCGGCGCGGATGATTACGTCGTCAAGCCGTTCTCGCTTCCCGAATTGCTGGCGCGCGTGGCCGTGATGCTGCGGCGTCATGCACCGGAAGAGCGGCCGCAGGCCTCGCGGTCGTGGGAGTTCGGCGACGTGAGCGTCGACGCGGGGTCACGGGAGGTGCTGCGGCACGACGCAGTGGTCCTGCTGCGTCCCAAGGAATTCGACCTGCTTCTTGCGCTGCTGCGCCGCGACGGACGCGTCGCGACGCGGGCGGAGCTGCTGGATGAAGTGTGGCGCTACGAGCCCGACGTGGTGTCGCGCACCGTCGACGTGCACATTCTCGAACTGCGCCGCAAACTGGAAAGCGATCCGGCGCAGCCGCGGCACATTCTCACGGTGCGCAAGACGGGGTATCGCCTGGTGCGGGAGCCGCGGGAACTGCCGTAG